A segment of the Candidatus Methylomirabilota bacterium genome:
CGCTGCGGTGGGGGGCTCCGCCCCCCTCCGACGGCCCTCCCGGCGAAGCCGGGCCGTTCGCCATTCGGCGAACGGATCGGGCCTGCCTCCCCCCGGAGAAGTCGGCCGTGGTTGCCATCAGTCGTATTTGATGCGGGGGTCGGCCACCGCATACAGGAGGTCGGTGACCAGGTTCACCGTGACGAAGATCACCGCGATGAAGAGGCTCGCCCCCTGCACGATCGCATAGTCGCGTGACTCGATGGCTTCGTAGACCCAGAGCCCGATGCCGGGCCACGAGAAGATCGTCTCGGTCAGGATGGCGCCGGCCAGGAGCCGGCCGATCTGGAGCCCCACCACCGTCATCACGGGAAGGAGCGCGTTGCGGAGCGCGTGGCGCAGGATGACGGCGACCTGCGGAAGCCCCTTGGCCTCCGCGGTCCGGATGTAGTCGCGCGACAGCACCTCCAGCATGCTGGCCCGCGTCATCCGGGCGATCACGGCCAGGGGGATGGTGGCCAGCGCGACCGCGGGCAGCACGAGGTGGCGGGCGGCATCGCCGAAGGCCTCCCAGTTCCGCTGGAGGAGAGCGTCCAGGATGACGAAGTTGCTCCACGGCCGGAAGTCGGTCGCGCTGTCCAGGCGGAAGCCGGTCGGCAGCCACCCGAGCTGGACCCCGAAGACCCAGGCCAGCATGACGCCGAGCCAGAAGATCGGCATCGAGACGCCGACCAGCGCCCAGACCCGGGAGGCGCTGTCGATCATGGAGTTCCGCCAGACGGCCGAGACGATCCCGATCGGCACGCCCAGGGCGAGCGCCAGCAGGATGGCCGAGGTCGCCAGCTCGACGGTGGCCGGGAAGCGGCGGAGGAGGTCCCTCGCCACCGGGTCCCCGCGGACGATGGAGATCCCGAGGTCGCCGCGGACGACCCGGCCGAGGTAGATCAGGTACTGCTGGTAGATCGGCTTGTCGAGGCCGAGGCGCTGGCGAACCTCGGCCACCTTCTGGGGCGTCGCCCGCTCCCCGAGCATCGTGAGGGCGGGGTCGCCCGGGATGAGATGGATGAAGCCGAAGACGAGGATGGAGACCCCGAGGAGGACGGGGACGACGGTGAACGCGCGCCGGACGGCGTACTGCCTCACCGTCGCCCCCCGCCCCGGAGCGAGGTGTCGACCGCGTCCGACCCGACCACGCGGTCAGGATCGAAGCGCTCCGAGCGCGGGCTCTGCCCGCGCAACTTGGGGGGAGGTTTCGGAGGGGGGCGAAGCCCCCCTCCGATTGAGACGATGGTGAACGCGCGCCGGACGGCGTACTGTCTCACCGTCGCCCCCCGCCCTCCTCAGGGGATCAGCGTCCTACTGGAGCGTGATCGTGTTGAAGTACTCGTTGCCGGTCGGGTTGGCCACGAACCCCTTCACCTTCTTGGAGAGCGCGATGGGCGGCTGGTTGTTGGCGATGAACAGCCGGCCCACGTCGTCGTGCAGCATCTGCTCGGCCTGGCGATACAGCCTCGCCCGCTCGCTCTGGCTGGTCAGCGTGGACGCGCGCTGCAGCAGGTCCGCCAGGGGTTTGTTGGAGTAGAACGCCTCCCGTGAGGCGCCTGGCGAGCAGAAGAAGTAGCAGAGGAAGTTGTCCGGGTCACCGTTGTCACCGGTCCAGCCGAGCATGTACACGGGGAGCTGCCCGTTCTTCCGCTTGTCGAGGTAGACCGCCCACTCGGCCGTCTGGAGCTGCCCCTTGATGCCGACCTTGGCCAGGTCCGCCGCCATCGCCTCGGCGATCTCCTTGGGGGCCGGGAAGTATGGCCGGGAGCGCGACATGTACCAGAAGACGAAGGGCTCCTTCTTCCCGTCCTCCCAGGTGATCTCGGTGAGACCGTTCGGAAAGCCGGCCTGCTTGAGGAGGTCGCGGGCCTTCTCGGGGCTGTAGTCGTATTCCTTCAGGTCCTTGTTGTAACCCCACAGCGACGGCGGCTGGAACTCCTTGGCCACCAGGCCGGTGCCGCCGTAGAAGGCCTCCACGATCGCCTTCTTGTTGACCGCGTGGGCGAAGGCCTGGCGCACCCGCTTGTCCTGGAGCTCCTTCACCTTGTAGTTGAACGCGATGTAGCCGGTCGTGTTCGTCGGACGGAGGATGAGCTGGAGGTTCTGGTCAGCCTTGACCACCTTGACGTCGTCGGGATTGAGGCCCTCCATCGCGTGGATCTCGCCCGCCTTGAGCGCGGCCAGCCGCTGGGAGTTGTCCTTTATGTTCCGGACGACGACCCGCTTCACCTTGGGCTTGGCGCCCCAGTAGTCGGGGTTCGCCTCCAGGACCACCTCCTGGTTCGGCTTCCACTCGACGAACTTGAAGGCGCCGGTGCCGACCGGGCTCTTGCCGTACTCGGTGCCCGCCTTCTCGACCGCCTTGGGACTGGCGATCCCGAAGGCGAAGATCCCGAGGTTGGCCAGGAACGGCGCCTGGGGTCGCTTGAGGGTGACCCGAACCGTGTGGGTGTCGACCGCCTCGATCTTGGAGACGATGGACTTGTCGTCGAATCCCTCGAACTGCCCCTCCCAGTACTCGAAGGTCTGACCGGCCTTGACCTGGTTCTCGTGCTGGGGATGGTTCGACTTCCACCAGCGCTCCATGTTCCAGACGACCGCCTTGGCGTCGAGCGGCTCCCCGTCGTGGAACTTCACGTTCTTCCGGAGGCTGAGCGTCCAGACGGTGGCGTCGGCCGAGGCCTCCCATTTCTCGGCCAGGCCGGGCTCGATCTCGGTGGTCGAGCCCTTGTACTTCACCAGGGTGTCGTAAATCTGATGGGTGATCCGGGCGGAGATGCCGTCGGTGATGACGGCGGGATCGAGCTGGACGGGCTCCCCCTGGTTGCCCCAGACGAAGGTCTGGGCGAGCGCCGGGCCCGCCCCGCCCAGCAGCAGGGCGACCGCGACGACGAGCATCACTCTGGTCAGACGCATGGCCGTGTTCCTCCTTGGTGAGAGTCAGTCAGACGGACGCGCCTCGACGGGCGCGCCCTTCGAGTTGCCGTCCAAGCTCGGCCGGGTCGGTCGTCGGCGCCTGGCAGGCATAATGCTCACAGACGTAGGCGGTCGGGTCCCCGTCCCGCGCCACCTTTCCCTCCAGCAGCGGGCTCCCGGCGCTCTCCCCCTCCCGGCCCCCCGCCACGACCCGAGTGGGAAGGTACCGCGAGAAGACCTCGTCGAGCAAGGGCGCGGCGGCAGCCTCCGGCGCGCTCGGCGGCCACACCAGCGCGACCTCGACCGCCGGCCCCAGGTGGAAGTCGAGCGCCGCCAGGAAGCGGCCGAAGCCCGAGGGGTACCGCGTCATGAGCGGGACGACCGGGCGGAGGGCGGCCAGGCCGATTCGCTCGTAGGAGGCCTCCCCCGTGATGACGCTCAGCCGAAAGAGCAGCTCGCTCGCCACCGACGTCCCGCAGGGCACCGCCGAGTCGAAGAGGTTCCTCGGCCGGACGATGAGCGCCTCGTGGTCGGCCCCGGTGTCGAAGAACGCCTCGGCCGCCTCATCCCAGAAGAGACGGATCAGCTCGTCGGCGAGCTCCCGGCTCGCCCGGAGCCACCGGCCATCGAGGGTCGCCTCGTAGAGCGCGAGGAGACCCTCGGCCACCATCGCGTAGTCCTCGAGGTAGCCGAGGAGCTTGGCCTGCCCGTCCTTCCACGTCCGGAGGAGACGCCCCCCGGAGCGAAGCGCCGTCAGGATGAACGTCGCGTTGCGCTCGGCCACCTCCCGGTAGTCCGGCCGCCCGAGCGCCCGCGAGGCCTCCGCGAAGGCCCGGAGCATCATGCCGTTCCAGCCGGCCAGCACCTTCTCGTCGCGACCGGGCTTGACGCGGCGCTCCCGGACGGCGAAGAGCTTCGCCCGGGCCCGGCCGAGGACCTCGTCGAGCCGGGCGCGGTCGACGCCGAGCGCTCCGGCGACCTCGTCCGGCTCCCGCGGCACGTGGAGGATGTTACGCCCTTCGAAGTTCGCCCCGTCGGCGACACCCCAGTAGAGGCCGGCCACCCGGGCCTCGTCGGGGTCCAGGATCGCCCCGACCTCGGCGTCGCTCCAGAGGAAGAACTTCCCCTCCTCCCCTTCCGAGTCGGCGTCCTGGGTCGAGTAGAAGCCGCCGTCCGGATGCGTCATCTCCCGCACGACGTAGTCGAGCGTCTCCACGGTGATCCGCCGGTACTCCGTGTCTCCGGTCGCCCGCCAGGCCTGGAGATAGAGGAGGGCGAGCTGCGACTGGTCGTACAGCATCTTTTCGAAGTGGGGAACGAGCCACGCCTGGTCTACGGAGTAACGGTGGAAGCCCCCGCCGAGCTGGTCGTACATCCCACCCCGCGCCATGCGGGTGAGCGTGAGCCGTACCATGTCGAGAGCGTCCGGGGCGCCCGTCCGCCGCCAGTAGCGCGACAGGAAGTCCCAGGTCATCGGCTGGGGAAACTTGGGCGCCCGACCCAGCCCGCCGTGCCGGGAGTCGAACTCGGGGCGGAGCCCCTGGAATGCCTGGTCGAGGACGTCACGCGTCAGGAGCTCGCCGCTGGCCCGGACCCGCTCGTGCTGGCGCAGGCTGTCGACGAGGCGCCGGCCGATCTCCTCCGTCTCGCCACGCTTGTCCCGGTAGAAGCCGGCCACAGCCTGGAGGACCCGCGGGAACCCGGGAAGGCCGTGGCGATCCTGCGGGGGGAAGTACGTCCCGCCGTAGAACGGCACCCCGTCGGGCGTGAGGAAGACTGTCATGGGCCAGCCGCCGTGCCCGGTCATCGACTGCACGGCCTGCATGTAGATGGCGTCGACGTCAGGGCGCTCCTCGCGGTCAACCTTGATGTTGACGAAGTTCTCGTTCATGGCGCGCGCGATGTCGGGGTCCTCGAACGACTCGCGCTCCATCACGTGGCACCAGTGGCAGGCCGAGTACCCGACCGACAGCAGGATGGGCTTGCCCTCGGCCTTCGCCCGGGCGAAGGCCTCTCCGCCCCAGGGGTACCAGTCGACGGGATTGTACTGGTGCTGCAAGAGATAGGGGCTCGTCTCGCGGGCGAGACGGTTCGGAGCCCCTTCGGCGTGCCTGGTTCCGGTGGACATCACGATCGCGCGGGGCTCCGGCGGTAGAAGGGAAGCGCCGCGACCTCGGCAACGAGCGGGGCGCCGTCGCCGGCCACCTCCACCCTGCTGCCCGGCTCCCAGTGCTCGCGCCGGAGAAAGCCGAGCGCAAGCCCTCGCTCGAGGGCCGGCGACACCACCGCGCTCGTGATCCGCCCCACCTCGCGTCCCTCCACCAGAACGGGCGCGCCGGGCGGCGGGATCCGGGCATCCGGAAAGACGAAGCCCACGATCTTTCGGTTGACGTGACCGCGATAGGTGACGCGGGCGATGACCTCCTGGCCGATGTAGCAGCCCTTGTTCAACGAGTAGGTGTGGTCGAGCGGGGCCTCCATGACGAGAGTGGAAGCGTCCACGTCGGCGCCGTGCCAGACGGCGCCGGCTTCTACGCGGAGCACGTTCCAGGCCGCGCGTCCCACCGGCCGCGCGCCGGCCGCCGTCAGCCGCTCCCAGACGCGTGCGAGTCCGTCGGGTGCCACCCAGAGGTCGTACCCCTCTTCGCCGCTCTCCTCGGAGCGCACGACCCGGACCTCGAGGCCGTCGACCGCGAGCCGCGCGTGATGAAAGGGGCCGAGCTCGGGAATCGCGTGCTCCAGCGCCTTCTCGGCCGCGGCCCGCGCGGCGGGCCCGGCCACCGCCAGGATCCCCTCCCGCGCGCTCACGTCCTCGAACTCGACCCGCTCGGAGATCAGGAAGCGATCGAGCGCTTCCAGGGTCGCCCGGACGAGCCCGGCGTCGGTCTCGAGCAGGAGGCGGTCGGCCAGGCAGTGGACGACGAGGAGCGAGACGACCCTGCCGTGGGCGTCGAGGAACGAGGCGGGGGCTCCCTGCCCCGGGCCGAGAGCCTTCACGTCGTTCGACAGCATCCCGTGGAGGAACGGGACCCGGTCCCGTCCGGTCGCCTCGATCTTCCCGCGGTGGGATCGATCGATCAGGCCGACGCGCTCCCGGACGGCCTCGTGCTCTCCGCGCGCGTCGCCGTAATCCCGGGGCAGCAAGTAGCCGTCGGCCTCGCCGAAGCGCGCGCCGAGGCGGGCGTGGAGGTCGTGCAGGGGAAGCTGGCTGGCCATGCGTCGGGAATGAACGCGCTGTGATACGCCTGGCATTATACCAGAGCG
Coding sequences within it:
- a CDS encoding thioredoxin domain-containing protein, which encodes MSTGTRHAEGAPNRLARETSPYLLQHQYNPVDWYPWGGEAFARAKAEGKPILLSVGYSACHWCHVMERESFEDPDIARAMNENFVNIKVDREERPDVDAIYMQAVQSMTGHGGWPMTVFLTPDGVPFYGGTYFPPQDRHGLPGFPRVLQAVAGFYRDKRGETEEIGRRLVDSLRQHERVRASGELLTRDVLDQAFQGLRPEFDSRHGGLGRAPKFPQPMTWDFLSRYWRRTGAPDALDMVRLTLTRMARGGMYDQLGGGFHRYSVDQAWLVPHFEKMLYDQSQLALLYLQAWRATGDTEYRRITVETLDYVVREMTHPDGGFYSTQDADSEGEEGKFFLWSDAEVGAILDPDEARVAGLYWGVADGANFEGRNILHVPREPDEVAGALGVDRARLDEVLGRARAKLFAVRERRVKPGRDEKVLAGWNGMMLRAFAEASRALGRPDYREVAERNATFILTALRSGGRLLRTWKDGQAKLLGYLEDYAMVAEGLLALYEATLDGRWLRASRELADELIRLFWDEAAEAFFDTGADHEALIVRPRNLFDSAVPCGTSVASELLFRLSVITGEASYERIGLAALRPVVPLMTRYPSGFGRFLAALDFHLGPAVEVALVWPPSAPEAAAAPLLDEVFSRYLPTRVVAGGREGESAGSPLLEGKVARDGDPTAYVCEHYACQAPTTDPAELGRQLEGRARRGASV
- a CDS encoding ABC transporter substrate-binding protein, which produces MRLTRVMLVVAVALLLGGAGPALAQTFVWGNQGEPVQLDPAVITDGISARITHQIYDTLVKYKGSTTEIEPGLAEKWEASADATVWTLSLRKNVKFHDGEPLDAKAVVWNMERWWKSNHPQHENQVKAGQTFEYWEGQFEGFDDKSIVSKIEAVDTHTVRVTLKRPQAPFLANLGIFAFGIASPKAVEKAGTEYGKSPVGTGAFKFVEWKPNQEVVLEANPDYWGAKPKVKRVVVRNIKDNSQRLAALKAGEIHAMEGLNPDDVKVVKADQNLQLILRPTNTTGYIAFNYKVKELQDKRVRQAFAHAVNKKAIVEAFYGGTGLVAKEFQPPSLWGYNKDLKEYDYSPEKARDLLKQAGFPNGLTEITWEDGKKEPFVFWYMSRSRPYFPAPKEIAEAMAADLAKVGIKGQLQTAEWAVYLDKRKNGQLPVYMLGWTGDNGDPDNFLCYFFCSPGASREAFYSNKPLADLLQRASTLTSQSERARLYRQAEQMLHDDVGRLFIANNQPPIALSKKVKGFVANPTGNEYFNTITLQ
- a CDS encoding ABC transporter permease, whose amino-acid sequence is MRQYAVRRAFTVVPVLLGVSILVFGFIHLIPGDPALTMLGERATPQKVAEVRQRLGLDKPIYQQYLIYLGRVVRGDLGISIVRGDPVARDLLRRFPATVELATSAILLALALGVPIGIVSAVWRNSMIDSASRVWALVGVSMPIFWLGVMLAWVFGVQLGWLPTGFRLDSATDFRPWSNFVILDALLQRNWEAFGDAARHLVLPAVALATIPLAVIARMTRASMLEVLSRDYIRTAEAKGLPQVAVILRHALRNALLPVMTVVGLQIGRLLAGAILTETIFSWPGIGLWVYEAIESRDYAIVQGASLFIAVIFVTVNLVTDLLYAVADPRIKYD
- a CDS encoding glycine cleavage T C-terminal barrel domain-containing protein, which produces MASQLPLHDLHARLGARFGEADGYLLPRDYGDARGEHEAVRERVGLIDRSHRGKIEATGRDRVPFLHGMLSNDVKALGPGQGAPASFLDAHGRVVSLLVVHCLADRLLLETDAGLVRATLEALDRFLISERVEFEDVSAREGILAVAGPAARAAAEKALEHAIPELGPFHHARLAVDGLEVRVVRSEESGEEGYDLWVAPDGLARVWERLTAAGARPVGRAAWNVLRVEAGAVWHGADVDASTLVMEAPLDHTYSLNKGCYIGQEVIARVTYRGHVNRKIVGFVFPDARIPPPGAPVLVEGREVGRITSAVVSPALERGLALGFLRREHWEPGSRVEVAGDGAPLVAEVAALPFYRRSPARS